Proteins from a genomic interval of Drosophila melanogaster chromosome 2R:
- the Sdc gene encoding syndecan, isoform G, which produces MSEDDRTSSFFSQPGILAAVIGGAVVGLLCAILVVMFIVYRMRKKDEGSYALDEPKRSPANNSYAKNANNREFYA; this is translated from the exons ATGAGCGAGGACGATCGCACGTCGAGCTTCTTCTCGCAGCCCGGAATTCTGGCTG CTGTCATTGGCGGTGCCGTCGTTGGCCTGCTCTGCGCCATACTCGTGGTCATGTTCATCGTGTACCGCATGAGGAAAAAGGACGAGGGATCCTATGCGCTGGACGAGCCAAAGAGATCGCCGGCCAACAATTCGTATGCGAAAAATGCGAATAACCGCGAGTTCTACGCCTGA